The following nucleotide sequence is from Streptomyces bathyalis.
GCCTGGGCAACGGTCTTCTCCAACTCCCCCGCACGATGGCGCCAGTTGCTGGTGCGTTCGGCCTCCAGGTCACCCTCGCGCACTCCCGAGACGACGTCCCGGAACAGATCCGTCATCGAGCGGCAGACGATCTGGATTCCCCTTTCGGCGCTGCGGTAACGCATCGGCGGGAAGACGAGCATGTTCACGGCGATTCCCAACCCGCAGCCGATCAGGACGAGCAGAAGGATCTGCCCGAGTTGCTCGAAGCGAGCCACGGTCTGCGTGGCCATCACGTAGAGGGAGAAGGCGAAGAACGCGGCGGTGCTCACCTGCGTGCCCTGGGCGCCGAGCTTCGGCCAGCGGGAGAGCGTCAGCGCGACAAGTGCCATGACCGCGAAGGCCAGCAGGTTCGGGCCCAGCGCGAACGCCAGCAGACCCTGCAGGACCACGCCTGCGGCCACGGCGACGACGTACCGGAGCGACTGCACCACCGACTGGTAGACGGTCACCTGCATCATCAGCACGGCGGAGAACGGGGCGAAGGCCGGGGCCTGAGCTGCCATGAGTTCATGGGCCACGCCCCACGCGAGCGTCGCGGCAAAGGCGCTCTTCACGACGAGAAGCACGAGGTGACGTTCGTAGCCCTCGGCCCGCCGGACACGGCGGAACCATTCGACGGCCCGGCGGGCGTTGCCCGGGGGACTCATCATCGGGTCATTGGCTTCTTGCACGTGCTCCACGACTCCCTTCTGGCTGCTGCTGACCGGTCCTTCCGGAGTGCTCCCTGCCGCTCGGTGTCCGTCCCCAACTCGCCGCGCTCCACGGCCCTCACGACCCGGAAGAGCGGCTCGAATGCTTCGCCGACGCGGGACCTCCGGTTTGAACGCCGCGTACGGGGTCAAACGGACGTGAGCCTCGGACGTCGGAACGGCTTCGAGGCGGTACCGGGCACCTGTCTCTCGGTTGCCCCCGGGACTCGGTGGGCGGCGACAGGTGGTCCCCCGCGACAAGCGCTCTGGAGGGTGCGCAATGGACTGGCGGTACCGGGCCGCGTGCCGGGACGAAGACCCTGAGCTGTTCTTTCCCATCGGCTCATCGGGGCCCGCGCTGATGCAGATCGAGGAGGCCAAGGCGGTCTGCCGCGTCTGCCCTGTGAGAAGTCAGTGCGAGACCTTCGGATTCGGTGAGTACGACGGGGTCTGGGGTGGCCTTTCGGCCGCCGAGCGGCGACGCGCCAACGGGGCCGACCGGGTCGGGCCGTCCGCGGCATGAACGGAGCGTGTGCGCGCGCCGGTGCGGGTGCCTGTGCGGTGCCTGTGCGTGTCCGTGCCCGTGCGTGTGTGCCGTGGTCGGGGTCGTCCGGGGACGCGGGGGCGTCGAAGCCTTCGCACGGCCTGCTGCGGTGCGGCACTCGTCTCGCTGCTCCTGCCAGTCTCGGTACGGAGATTCCGGTGGGAGCAACGGCACTGCACGAGCCGACGCCCCGAACCGCGCACGGCGGGGGCGTTGTTGTCTCCCGTGAGATGCCTGCTGGCCGAAGCACTCGGGCCCTGCGTGTCCACGGAGCGCCGGGCGAAACCTGATACGGGTGAGGAGCCGTTCCGAATACGGGTCAGGAGCCGTTCCGATGTCTCCGACGAGGACCCGTTATCTCAGCGGCCGGCTGGTAACCCGTCCCGCATGACTCACCGGGCAATGACCGTCGGATACTTCCTGGCCTGCGAGGACCACGGGCCCCGCGAGCTGGTGGAGCAAGCCCGCATGGCCGAACAGGCGGGCTTCACGTCGCTGTGGATCTCGGACCACTACCACCCCTGGAACAACACGCAGGGTCATTCGCCCTTCGTCTGGTCCGTGATCGGGGCGCTGGCGGAGGCCACTTCGCTGCCGGTGGAGACCGCCGTGACGTGTCCGACGCTGCGCACCCATCCGGCCGTCGTCGCGCACGCGGCGGCGACCTGTGCCGTGATGCTCGGCGCGGACCGGTTCAGGCTCGGCGTGGGCAGCGGCGAAGCGCTCAACGAACACATCCTCGGGAAGGCCTGGCCCGAGGCGCCGG
It contains:
- a CDS encoding FUSC family protein encodes the protein MQEANDPMMSPPGNARRAVEWFRRVRRAEGYERHLVLLVVKSAFAATLAWGVAHELMAAQAPAFAPFSAVLMMQVTVYQSVVQSLRYVVAVAAGVVLQGLLAFALGPNLLAFAVMALVALTLSRWPKLGAQGTQVSTAAFFAFSLYVMATQTVARFEQLGQILLLVLIGCGLGIAVNMLVFPPMRYRSAERGIQIVCRSMTDLFRDVVSGVREGDLEAERTSNWRHRAGELEKTVAQARTHVATAWESIHYNPRRSARHHRHTGFSTYGPLVEALDRITRQLVSMTRSLDLWYEETWTSPYADFLREYADFLGAVSDVTDALCDLGSAPRTEQLKELQDLVRRADERRVRLADGADERGLPSGDHSRPYGVLLVEATRLTEEFRYVCEILGKGDDGNRPD
- a CDS encoding WhiB family transcriptional regulator encodes the protein MDWRYRAACRDEDPELFFPIGSSGPALMQIEEAKAVCRVCPVRSQCETFGFGEYDGVWGGLSAAERRRANGADRVGPSAA